A genomic segment from Streptomyces antibioticus encodes:
- the cobF gene encoding precorrin-6A synthase (deacetylating), whose protein sequence is MRKIHVIGIGAGDPDHLTLQAVRAMRSTDVFFVLDKGEVKSDLTRLRTDMLAAHRPEGGYRVVEARDPERDRRADGAAYSPAVDDWRSARAAILGRLIAEELGEDESGAFLVWGDPSLYDSTLAVLEEVLAGGTVAFTYDVVPGVSSVSALLARHRIPLNRVARPVQITTGRRLAEGFPQGVDDVVVMLDAHQTFRRYTGDDIDIYWGAYIGTPDEILVSGPIAEAGPRIERLRAEARERKGWIMDTYLLRRNPGQR, encoded by the coding sequence GTGCGAAAGATTCATGTCATCGGTATCGGCGCGGGCGACCCCGACCACCTCACCCTCCAGGCGGTCAGGGCCATGCGGAGCACGGACGTGTTCTTCGTCCTGGACAAGGGCGAGGTGAAGAGCGATCTCACGCGGCTGCGCACGGACATGCTCGCCGCCCATCGGCCCGAGGGCGGCTACCGCGTGGTCGAGGCGAGGGACCCCGAGCGGGACCGGCGGGCGGACGGCGCGGCCTACTCCCCCGCCGTCGACGACTGGCGCAGCGCCCGCGCGGCCATCCTCGGGCGGCTGATCGCCGAGGAGCTGGGCGAGGACGAGAGCGGCGCGTTCCTGGTCTGGGGCGACCCCTCGCTCTACGACAGCACGCTGGCCGTCCTGGAAGAGGTGCTGGCCGGCGGCACGGTCGCGTTCACGTACGACGTCGTGCCCGGCGTCAGCAGCGTGTCGGCCCTGCTGGCCCGGCACCGGATCCCGCTGAACCGCGTGGCGCGGCCCGTGCAGATCACCACCGGCCGACGGCTCGCCGAGGGCTTCCCGCAAGGGGTGGACGACGTGGTGGTGATGCTGGACGCCCACCAGACCTTCCGGCGGTACACCGGGGACGACATCGACATCTACTGGGGCGCCTACATCGGCACCCCGGACGAGATCCTCGTCTCGGGCCCGATCGCCGAGGCCGGCCCCCGCATCGAGCGGCTGCGCGCCGAGGCACGGGAGCGCAAGGGCTGGATCATGGACACGTATCTGCTGCGCCGGAACCCGGGACAGCGCTGA
- a CDS encoding DUF309 domain-containing protein: MGGATSGDTGTRDRDGEGRARNARPRDGLGRPLPYGAAGVERQPEGVVRTPAETVGEAQALLDAGKPFHAHEVFEDAWKSGPESERALWRGLAQLAVGLTHAARGNVTGGVRLLRRGAGAVEEWAGTGPDRARPYGLDLAGLTGWARALAAEVERTVAPVDAAARAPRLYGGT, encoded by the coding sequence ATGGGCGGTGCGACGAGCGGGGACACGGGGACACGGGACCGGGACGGCGAGGGGCGGGCGCGGAACGCGCGGCCCCGGGACGGGCTGGGACGGCCGCTGCCGTACGGCGCGGCGGGCGTGGAACGGCAGCCCGAGGGCGTCGTACGGACCCCGGCCGAGACCGTCGGGGAGGCACAGGCGCTGCTGGACGCGGGGAAGCCGTTCCACGCGCACGAGGTGTTCGAGGACGCCTGGAAGTCGGGGCCCGAGTCCGAGCGGGCGCTGTGGCGGGGGCTCGCCCAGCTCGCGGTCGGCCTCACGCACGCGGCCCGGGGCAATGTCACGGGCGGGGTGCGCCTGCTGCGGCGGGGCGCCGGGGCCGTCGAGGAGTGGGCGGGCACTGGCCCGGACCGGGCCCGGCCCTACGGTCTCGACCTCGCGGGGCTCACCGGCTGGGCGCGCGCCCTGGCGGCGGAGGTGGAGCGCACGGTCGCGCCGGTGGACGCGGCGGCCCGCGCCCCACGGCTGTACGGCGGCACCTGA
- a CDS encoding aldo/keto reductase, which translates to MKYRTIGTDPATRREVSVLALGAMLFGSLTDETTSFAILDRYVEAGGTFIDTSDNYAFWVDGGQGGQSEELLGRWRRSRGIGDEVVIATKVGARPLAPGTSYTDNPEGLSAKVIREAAERSRERLGVERLDLLYAHIDDHTVPQEETVEGFASLVAEGTVGLLGVSNQAMWRVERARALAAAAGLPGYEVLQYQHSHLRPRLDVPSDLFPDGSLGHAGPELLGYLRAEPTLTLVAYSPLLAGAYVRQDKPLPADYDHPGTPARLAALRDVARETGATVNQVVLAWQLGGEAPIVPLAGASSVAQLEESLAAVDLELTADQRARLDGVH; encoded by the coding sequence ATGAAGTACCGCACCATAGGCACCGACCCCGCCACCCGCCGCGAGGTCAGCGTGCTCGCGCTCGGCGCGATGCTGTTCGGATCGCTGACGGACGAGACGACGTCGTTCGCGATCCTCGACCGGTATGTGGAGGCCGGCGGCACCTTCATCGACACGTCCGACAACTACGCGTTCTGGGTGGACGGCGGTCAGGGCGGCCAGAGTGAGGAACTCCTCGGCCGCTGGCGCCGCAGCCGGGGTATCGGCGACGAGGTGGTCATCGCCACCAAGGTCGGTGCCCGGCCCCTCGCCCCCGGGACCAGCTACACCGACAATCCCGAGGGCCTGTCCGCCAAGGTGATCCGGGAGGCGGCCGAGCGCAGCAGGGAGCGGCTCGGGGTGGAGCGGCTGGACCTGCTGTACGCGCACATCGACGACCACACGGTCCCGCAGGAGGAGACCGTCGAGGGCTTCGCGAGCCTGGTCGCGGAGGGCACGGTCGGGCTGCTCGGGGTGAGCAACCAGGCCATGTGGCGCGTCGAGCGGGCCCGCGCGCTCGCCGCCGCGGCCGGGCTGCCCGGCTACGAGGTGCTCCAGTACCAGCACAGCCATCTGCGCCCGCGCCTCGACGTGCCGAGCGACCTGTTCCCGGACGGCAGCCTCGGGCACGCGGGTCCCGAACTCCTCGGCTATCTGCGGGCCGAGCCGACTCTCACCCTGGTCGCCTACTCGCCGCTGCTCGCCGGTGCCTACGTACGGCAGGACAAGCCGCTGCCCGCCGACTACGACCACCCGGGCACCCCGGCCCGGCTCGCCGCGCTGCGGGACGTCGCCCGGGAGACCGGCGCCACCGTCAACCAGGTGGTGCTGGCCTGGCAGTTGGGCGGTGAGGCGCCGATCGTGCCGCTGGCGGGGGCGTCGTCGGTGGCCCAACTGGAGGAGAGCCTCGCCGCCGTGGACCTGGAGCTGACGGCGGACCAGCGGGCCCGGCTCGACGGCGTGCACTGA
- a CDS encoding TetR/AcrR family transcriptional regulator: MPSTRRTARQADLLERLVALLTAEGFSDLTLDDLAVRLRCSKTTLYQLARSKQGLVVEAVKHYFRGATEAVEKRVAQTVEPSDRVRVYLTAVAEQLRPLSRRFLDDVADFPPAREVYEANTRMAAERVRRLIAEGVSGGAFRDVHTAFVGEVAAATMRQIQQGELQARTGLTDAEAYEQLASLIVHAVTS; this comes from the coding sequence ATGCCGTCCACCCGCCGCACCGCCCGCCAGGCCGACCTGCTGGAACGACTCGTGGCGCTGCTCACGGCGGAGGGGTTCTCGGACCTCACCCTGGACGACCTCGCCGTACGGCTGCGCTGTTCCAAGACCACGCTGTACCAGCTCGCGCGGAGCAAGCAGGGGCTGGTCGTGGAGGCCGTCAAGCACTACTTCCGCGGGGCCACCGAGGCCGTGGAGAAGCGGGTGGCGCAGACCGTCGAGCCGTCCGACCGGGTCCGGGTGTATCTGACGGCGGTGGCCGAGCAGCTCCGCCCGCTCTCCCGCCGGTTCCTGGACGACGTGGCGGACTTCCCGCCCGCCCGTGAGGTCTACGAGGCCAATACGCGGATGGCCGCCGAGCGGGTCCGCCGGCTGATCGCCGAGGGGGTGTCCGGCGGCGCCTTCCGGGACGTGCACACCGCGTTCGTCGGGGAGGTCGCCGCCGCGACCATGCGCCAGATCCAGCAGGGCGAGCTCCAGGCCCGCACCGGGCTGACCGACGCCGAGGCGTACGAGCAGCTCGCCTCCCTGATCGTGCACGCCGTCACCTCCTGA